A genomic region of Desulfobacterales bacterium contains the following coding sequences:
- the pylD gene encoding 3-methylornithyl-N6-L-lysine dehydrogenase PylD yields MTRLINTDISDIAANLKNYDAELAARTGHTLSSIACRAVDTGEGRIKNVLPDLQVSVVPISSGQGIIGGFCDAVLSILAHMGANAFVTQSTDVAGIAEAVQKKADVMMLADDERFVALHIHSRKIADNAVCTGQVYATGLNLMTGGLKDKTVLVIGCGPVGGSAAQSLVHMGARVSVYDINGETAQNSVEAIRHKLDTHIQLVDTLDAALVQHRLIIDASPAGNIIHAQHITPHTYVSAPGMPYGLDDEAHTAISNRILHDPLQLGVATMLVSAARHHCEYLSES; encoded by the coding sequence GTGACCCGACTGATCAACACTGACATTAGCGATATTGCTGCTAATTTGAAGAATTATGATGCGGAATTGGCTGCCCGGACGGGTCATACCCTGAGCAGCATCGCCTGTCGTGCCGTTGACACCGGTGAAGGACGCATCAAAAACGTACTGCCCGATCTTCAGGTATCCGTCGTCCCCATATCCAGCGGCCAAGGCATCATTGGCGGTTTCTGCGATGCTGTTTTAAGCATCCTTGCACACATGGGTGCAAACGCTTTTGTGACTCAGTCCACGGATGTTGCCGGCATTGCAGAGGCAGTTCAAAAGAAGGCGGATGTGATGATGCTGGCCGATGATGAACGCTTTGTGGCGCTGCATATTCATAGCCGGAAAATTGCCGACAATGCGGTTTGCACTGGGCAGGTCTATGCCACAGGTCTCAATCTGATGACCGGCGGCTTGAAAGACAAGACAGTGCTGGTGATCGGTTGTGGTCCGGTGGGCGGCAGTGCAGCGCAATCTTTGGTTCATATGGGTGCCCGGGTTTCGGTTTATGATATCAACGGGGAAACCGCACAGAATTCGGTTGAAGCGATCCGTCACAAATTGGATACGCATATTCAGCTTGTCGATACGTTGGACGCCGCGCTTGTGCAGCACAGATTGATCATAGATGCCTCACCGGCCGGCAACATTATCCATGCACAGCATATTACGCCGCATACCTATGTGAGCGCTCCTGGAATGCCGTACGGTCTGGATGATGAAGCCCACACCGCGATATCCAATCGAATTCTGCATGATCCCCTTCAGCTGGGGGTGGCCACGATGCTGGTCAGCGCCGCCAGGCACCACTGTGAATACCTTTCAGAAAGCTAA
- a CDS encoding DMT family transporter: MSAGLILILLCFVWGANAVSIKFSNQGMPPLMAAALRSLVSGALLWAYARMNGHTVAFPPGQTRHALVIGLLFGLDFLFIYWGLTFTPASRSLIILYTHAFWVALGAHFFLKDDRLTPTKLFGLVLAFCGVAAVFRARSPELPPLYWVGDLMALSGAIFWAATTLYVKRITEKVNLNHYQTLFAQLIYSFPLLAMGSVVFELPADLNLTPLVLASLFYQSVIVAFASFLVWFWLIHRYTVSRLAAFTFLAPLFGVILGGLILNEPITLLVWVGLACVGGGLYLVNR, from the coding sequence GTGAGCGCCGGACTTATTTTGATTCTGCTCTGCTTTGTGTGGGGCGCCAATGCGGTGAGCATCAAGTTCAGCAACCAGGGAATGCCGCCACTCATGGCCGCCGCCCTGCGCTCTTTGGTTTCCGGGGCCTTACTATGGGCCTATGCCCGCATGAATGGACATACGGTGGCTTTCCCTCCAGGACAAACCCGTCACGCCCTGGTGATCGGTCTTCTGTTCGGTCTGGATTTTTTGTTTATATACTGGGGCCTCACTTTTACCCCAGCCTCACGTTCACTTATCATTCTTTACACCCATGCTTTTTGGGTGGCGTTAGGTGCGCATTTTTTTTTGAAAGACGACCGTCTGACCCCGACCAAGCTTTTCGGTTTGGTACTTGCTTTCTGCGGGGTGGCGGCGGTGTTTCGGGCTCGCTCGCCTGAACTGCCCCCCCTTTATTGGGTAGGGGATCTGATGGCGCTATCTGGGGCCATTTTCTGGGCCGCCACCACCTTGTACGTTAAGCGCATCACCGAGAAGGTGAATCTGAATCATTATCAAACCCTCTTCGCTCAGCTCATATACTCCTTTCCATTACTGGCCATGGGGTCAGTTGTGTTCGAGTTACCTGCAGACTTAAATCTTACTCCATTAGTATTGGCCTCGCTTTTTTATCAGAGCGTAATTGTAGCTTTTGCCTCGTTTCTGGTTTGGTTTTGGTTGATTCACCGGTATACAGTGAGCCGGTTGGCGGCTTTTACTTTCTTGGCACCACTTTTTGGGGTTATTCTGGGCGGGTTGATTTTGAATGAGCCGATAACTTTATTGGTTTGGGTAGGATTAGCTTGTGTGGGTGGGGGGCTTTATTTGGTAAATCGATGA
- the pylB gene encoding methylornithine synthase PylB: protein MNDADKGQVFEALLSKIKAEENLSTAEMSFLLNLQDEGQIEALFEKARNVRRNYFGNKIFMYGFIYASTYCRNDCRFCLFRRSNVQTTRYRKTKQEIMTAATRLADSGVHLIDLTMGEDPDMFNGPGAGFDRLADLVASLQKQTGLPIMVSPGVVPAGVMQRLAAAGAVWYACYQETHNPSLFEKLRPSQDYHRRMQSKVDAHHCGMLVEEGLLCGVGETPDHIVQSLKVMNKVGADQIRVMNFVPQLGTPMAQQAPPDPLRETLMIAIMRLVFPDRLIPASLDVAGIAGLRSRLNAGANVVTSIVPPGEGLFGVAQHSLNIEEGGRTTAAVQNVLQPLGLQPASRKVYQSWLKGRQQFVANPQIRTEAAC from the coding sequence GTGAACGATGCAGACAAAGGGCAAGTCTTTGAAGCCCTGCTTTCCAAAATAAAAGCAGAAGAAAACCTGTCAACAGCTGAGATGTCATTTCTTCTGAACCTGCAGGATGAAGGTCAGATCGAGGCGCTTTTTGAAAAGGCCCGCAACGTGCGTCGCAATTATTTCGGTAACAAAATTTTCATGTACGGATTTATCTACGCCAGTACCTATTGCCGTAATGATTGCCGCTTTTGTCTTTTTCGCCGCTCGAATGTGCAAACCACACGATACCGCAAAACAAAACAGGAAATTATGACTGCCGCCACCCGCTTGGCGGATTCCGGTGTTCATCTGATCGATCTGACCATGGGTGAAGACCCTGATATGTTCAACGGCCCTGGGGCTGGTTTTGATCGGCTTGCGGATCTGGTGGCATCTTTACAAAAACAAACAGGGCTGCCGATAATGGTCTCTCCGGGGGTGGTGCCCGCGGGGGTTATGCAGCGGCTGGCCGCAGCAGGCGCGGTTTGGTATGCGTGCTATCAGGAAACCCACAATCCATCGTTGTTCGAAAAACTGCGACCCAGTCAGGATTATCATCGTCGCATGCAAAGTAAAGTTGACGCCCACCATTGCGGTATGCTCGTAGAGGAAGGTTTGCTGTGCGGGGTGGGCGAAACCCCGGATCATATCGTTCAATCGCTAAAGGTAATGAATAAAGTGGGAGCGGATCAAATCAGAGTAATGAACTTTGTTCCGCAACTAGGGACACCCATGGCACAACAAGCGCCACCGGACCCCCTCAGAGAGACCCTCATGATTGCGATCATGCGACTTGTCTTTCCTGATCGCCTTATCCCGGCATCATTGGACGTGGCAGGCATCGCCGGGTTGAGAAGCCGTCTAAATGCGGGCGCCAATGTGGTCACATCCATCGTACCCCCTGGTGAAGGCCTTTTCGGTGTCGCTCAGCATTCGCTGAACATAGAAGAAGGCGGTCGCACAACAGCGGCCGTGCAAAACGTTTTGCAGCCCCTTGGGCTGCAACCGGCTAGCCGCAAAGTTTACCAGAGCTGGCTCAAAGGCCGCCAACAATTTGTCGCCAACCCTCAAATCCGCACGGAGGCTGCATGTTAG
- the pylC gene encoding 3-methylornithine--L-lysine ligase PylC: MLVAVAGGNLQGVEAAYLAHKAGWDVLVLDRKPVAPAAGLGNSFTRIDVTSKKDLTQALDGVDLVIPTLENPAALDCLHRVTRNMEIPFAFDPTAYGISCSKITSDQLFKSADISTPAGWPECNFPVIAKPGIGSGSRGLKIYKERADLPDAIIADNREWLIQEFVTGPSYSLEIVGLPGQYVTPQVTELEMDSRYDCKRVTAPSNLADSLIDEFERLSLTLANTLNLKGIMDVEVILHKNELKVIEIDARLPSQTPTAVYWSTGINMVQLLGELFIDRWPYTDPVPARESDVIYEHLRVTSDRLEIAGERIMTIEDPLHIEPGFFGADEAITNYAGGRQEWVATLIVTEENMMAAREKRNSIIDEIRKSLNLDNYQDSTPAGFGSGENL, encoded by the coding sequence ATGTTAGTCGCCGTCGCCGGCGGGAATCTCCAGGGTGTTGAAGCAGCTTACCTGGCTCACAAGGCAGGCTGGGACGTTCTCGTCCTTGACCGCAAGCCGGTCGCTCCAGCCGCCGGTCTTGGTAACTCCTTCACCCGCATAGATGTTACCTCAAAAAAGGATCTAACTCAGGCACTGGATGGTGTCGACCTTGTTATACCTACCCTGGAAAATCCAGCCGCCCTGGACTGTTTACACCGGGTAACCCGGAACATGGAAATCCCGTTTGCTTTTGATCCCACCGCGTACGGCATTTCCTGCTCTAAAATCACATCCGATCAACTTTTCAAATCTGCCGACATATCCACTCCCGCCGGTTGGCCGGAATGCAACTTTCCGGTGATTGCCAAACCCGGTATCGGAAGCGGAAGCCGGGGGCTAAAAATCTATAAAGAGCGAGCCGACCTGCCGGACGCCATCATCGCTGATAACCGGGAATGGCTTATTCAGGAATTTGTTACCGGGCCGTCATATTCTTTAGAGATCGTCGGGTTGCCGGGACAATATGTGACACCGCAGGTCACCGAACTGGAAATGGACAGCCGCTATGACTGCAAACGGGTAACAGCACCATCGAATCTGGCCGATTCGCTGATTGATGAATTTGAACGGCTTTCGCTGACACTGGCGAATACCTTAAATTTGAAAGGCATCATGGATGTCGAAGTCATTTTACATAAAAATGAACTGAAAGTGATTGAAATCGACGCGCGTCTGCCCAGCCAGACCCCGACGGCTGTCTATTGGTCAACCGGCATAAATATGGTTCAATTGCTGGGGGAGCTGTTTATAGACCGCTGGCCTTACACTGATCCCGTACCTGCTCGTGAATCCGACGTGATATACGAACACCTTAGGGTAACATCTGATCGCCTTGAAATCGCCGGCGAACGCATCATGACGATAGAGGATCCCCTGCATATCGAGCCGGGTTTTTTCGGTGCCGATGAGGCTATAACCAACTACGCCGGAGGCCGTCAGGAATGGGTTGCCACCCTGATTGTGACGGAAGAAAATATGATGGCCGCTCGGGAAAAACGCAACAGCATCATTGATGAAATCCGCAAAAGCTTAAATCTTGACAATTATCAAGATTCCACCCCTGCAGGATTCGGATCAGGAGAAAATTTGTGA
- the pylSn gene encoding pyrrolysine--tRNA(Pyl) ligase small subunit, with translation MMAKRYYRKRVDLFRLIDKIKLWPSRKGVLHGIRNIQLIGDQAQITTHCNKTFMANDSRNSRAARWLRNKWFKDVCPICQVPAWKLEKYSSTQFKRHYGSALLSEDELEDKNSG, from the coding sequence ATGATGGCGAAACGATATTACCGCAAACGCGTTGATCTTTTTCGGCTGATTGATAAGATTAAATTGTGGCCTTCGCGCAAAGGAGTTTTACACGGTATCCGGAATATTCAACTGATAGGGGACCAGGCTCAGATTACCACCCATTGCAACAAAACCTTTATGGCCAACGATTCCCGCAACAGCCGCGCGGCCCGCTGGCTGAGAAATAAATGGTTTAAGGATGTGTGCCCAATTTGTCAAGTTCCCGCCTGGAAGCTGGAAAAATATTCATCCACCCAGTTTAAGCGTCACTACGGCTCAGCCCTGCTTTCTGAGGACGAGTTGGAAGATAAAAATAGCGGTTAA
- the pylSc gene encoding pyrrolysine--tRNA(Pyl) ligase large subunit has translation MVTWTETQLRRLQELEASESDLNQEFENTAARESAFQKIENKQAQQLRQRLKAFRENEMRPGLCRLETKLAEELIKQGFVQVTTPILMSRGLLQKMSIDADHPLNSQIYWLDKNKCLRPMLAPHLYYVLVDLLRLWDKPVKVFEIGPCFRKESHGAQHSSEFTMLNLVEMGLPTDQRKKRISELGALVAETAGISSYRFEKIKSEIYGDTIDMVAGKDPVEIGSAAMGPHPLDRPWKITDTWVGIGFGLERLLMVAASSSNLAKMGRSLTYLDGIRLNIQ, from the coding sequence ATGGTTACGTGGACCGAAACACAGCTAAGACGATTGCAGGAGCTGGAAGCATCCGAGTCTGATTTGAACCAGGAATTTGAGAATACGGCTGCTCGGGAAAGTGCTTTCCAGAAAATCGAAAATAAGCAGGCGCAGCAATTACGGCAGCGCCTAAAAGCGTTTCGTGAAAATGAAATGAGGCCCGGACTATGCAGGCTTGAAACCAAGCTGGCAGAGGAGCTGATCAAACAGGGCTTCGTCCAAGTCACCACACCGATATTAATGTCGCGGGGCCTATTGCAGAAAATGTCGATTGACGCCGACCACCCGCTGAATTCCCAGATATACTGGCTCGATAAAAATAAGTGTTTGCGACCCATGCTGGCACCCCATCTGTATTACGTTTTGGTGGACCTGCTGCGCCTGTGGGATAAACCGGTCAAGGTTTTTGAGATCGGTCCCTGCTTTCGCAAGGAATCTCATGGTGCCCAGCATTCCAGTGAGTTCACCATGCTCAATTTGGTTGAAATGGGGCTTCCCACCGATCAGCGAAAAAAGAGAATTTCAGAATTAGGCGCTTTGGTTGCTGAGACCGCCGGCATCAGTAGTTATCGCTTTGAGAAGATAAAATCCGAAATCTATGGTGATACCATCGACATGGTGGCTGGAAAGGATCCGGTTGAGATCGGTTCGGCCGCTATGGGCCCGCATCCGCTGGATCGGCCCTGGAAAATAACGGATACATGGGTTGGCATCGGTTTTGGGCTCGAACGGCTGCTCATGGTGGCTGCTAGCAGTAGCAATCTGGCAAAGATGGGGCGCAGCCTCACCTATTTGGATGGTATCCGCTTAAATATTCAATGA